A stretch of Dryobates pubescens isolate bDryPub1 chromosome 24, bDryPub1.pri, whole genome shotgun sequence DNA encodes these proteins:
- the QRFPR gene encoding pyroglutamylated RF-amide peptide receptor gives MRSLNITPEQFAQLLRDNNVTREQFIALYGLQPLVYIPELPGRTKVAFVLICVLIFVLALFGNCLVLYVVTRSKAMRTVTNIFICSLALSDLLIAFFCVPFTMLQNISSNWLGGAFACKMVPFVQSTAIVTEILTMTCIAVERHQGIVHPLKMKWQYTNKRAFTMLGIVWLLALIVGSPMWHVQRLEVKYDFLYEKVYVCCLEEWASPIYQKIYTTFILVILFLLPLMLMLFLYTKIGYELWIKKRVGDASVLQTIHGSEMSKISRKKKRAIVMMVTVVFLFAVCWAPFHVIHMMIEYSNFEKEYDDVTVKMIFAIVQIIGFFNSICNPIVYAFMNENFKKNFLSAICFCIVKENSSPARHLGNLGITLRRQKAASQRDPVDSDEGRREAFSDGNIEVKFCDQPSSKRHLKRHLALFSSELTVHSALGNGQ, from the exons ATGAGGTCCCTGAACATCACCCCGGAGCAGTTCGCGCAGCTTCTGCGGGACAACAACGTGACACGGGAGCAGTTCATCGCCCTTTACGGGCTACAGCCGCTGGTGTACATCCCGGAGCTGCCGGGGCGCACCAAGGTGGCCTTCGTCCTCATCTGCGTGCTCATCTTCGTCTTGGCGCTCTTTGGCAACTGCCTGGTGCTCTACGTGGTGACCCGCAGCAAAGCCATGAGGACCGTCACCAACATCTTCATTTGTTCGTTGGCACTCAGCGACCTCCTCATCGCCTTCTTTTGTGTCCCCTTCACCATGTTGCAGAACATCTCCTCCAACTGGCTTGGCG GTGCCTTTGCTTGCAAGATGGTACCATTTGTTCAATCCACGGCTATTGTAACTGAGATTCTTACAATGACCTGCATTGCTGTGGAAAGACACCAGGGAATTGTGCATCCCCTAAAAATGAAGTGGCAGTACACCAATAAAAGAGCTTTCACGATGCTTG GCATAGTCTGGTTGCTGGCACTTATTGTTGGGTCACCTATGTGGCATGTGCAACGGCTTGAG GTTAAATATGACTTTCTGTATGAAAAGGTGTATGTTTGTTGCTTGGAAGAATGGGCCAGTCCAATTTATCAGAAGATATATACAACCTTTATTCTTGTTATACTCTTCCTTCTTCCACTGATGTTGATGCTTTTTTTGTACACTAAAATTGGCTATGAACTCTGGATTAAGAAACGAGTGGGAGATGCTTCAGTTCTTCAAACCATTCATGGGAGTGAGATGTCTAAAATATCAAG GAAGAAGAAGCGAGCAATTGTTATGATGGTGACAGTGGTGTTTCTCTTTGCAGTCTGTTGGGCCCCTTTCCATGTGATTCACATGATGATAGAATACA gTAACTTTGAAAAGGAGTATGATGATGTGACAGTCAAAATGATCTTTGCAATTGTCCAGATTATAGGTTTCTTCAATTCGATTTGCAACCCTATTGTGTATGCCTTCATGAATGAAAACTTCAAGAAAAATTTTTTGTCTGCCATCTGCTTCTGCATTGTCAAAGAAAATTCATCACCAGCCAGGCATCTGGGGAACTTGGGGATTACTCTGAGGCGGCAAAAGGCTGCGTCTCAAAGAGATCCTGTTGACTCGGAtgaaggcaggagggaggcatTCAGCGACGGCAACATTGAAGTGAAGTTCTGTGATCAGCCATCTTCCAAAAGACATTTGAAAAGGCACCTTGCCTTATTCAGCTCTGAGCTTACTGTGCATTCTGCATTAGGAAATGGACAGTAG